One window of the Rufibacter radiotolerans genome contains the following:
- a CDS encoding glycosyltransferase family 2 protein — protein MSVLLAFLVIGLYAAVVLRCWWAWTQLPTVSIEEAATPAFFSVIIPVRNEAQNILILLQDLENQQYPAHSFEVLVVDDHSEDQTAYLVQQFQAHSSLSITFLSLATFPGKRQKKAAVEVGIQAAQGEWIVCTDGDCRVSQHWLSALNQVRHTQSPKIISGPVQYAPTHSLWQKVQALEFSALIGVGAASIGLQKPTMCNGANLAYEKEAFYAVNGFEGNAQIPSGDDEFLLHKIHQRFPGRVAFAKAKEAIVRTPPAATVMQFLQQRIRWASKWKHYETFSSRLLALLVLGANLAVLGVGMTAFAGLWPWWAAASAIVLKLGADTVLLYPVLGFFGKKTLLWHLVLLQIVYGPYILLTALLGLKGSYAWKGRQLKTA, from the coding sequence ATGTCTGTTCTGCTGGCGTTTCTGGTGATCGGGCTGTACGCTGCGGTGGTCCTCCGGTGTTGGTGGGCCTGGACCCAATTGCCTACGGTATCCATAGAAGAAGCCGCAACGCCGGCCTTCTTTTCCGTGATCATTCCGGTTCGCAATGAGGCGCAGAATATTTTAATCTTGCTTCAGGACCTGGAAAATCAGCAATACCCCGCTCATTCCTTTGAGGTGTTGGTGGTAGATGACCACTCCGAAGACCAAACCGCTTACCTAGTCCAGCAATTCCAGGCCCATTCCTCTCTTTCAATTACCTTTCTGTCGTTAGCCACTTTCCCAGGAAAAAGGCAAAAGAAGGCCGCCGTGGAAGTAGGCATCCAGGCCGCCCAAGGCGAATGGATCGTGTGCACCGACGGAGATTGCCGCGTTTCTCAGCACTGGTTGTCAGCCCTAAACCAGGTGAGACACACACAATCCCCTAAAATCATTAGTGGTCCGGTGCAGTACGCACCCACCCATTCCCTTTGGCAAAAGGTGCAGGCCCTGGAGTTTTCAGCCTTGATTGGGGTGGGGGCGGCGTCCATTGGTTTGCAGAAACCTACTATGTGCAACGGTGCTAACCTGGCGTATGAAAAGGAGGCCTTTTACGCCGTCAATGGTTTTGAAGGCAATGCACAGATCCCCTCCGGCGATGATGAGTTCCTGCTCCACAAGATCCACCAACGGTTTCCGGGAAGGGTAGCTTTTGCCAAAGCAAAGGAGGCCATTGTGCGTACGCCCCCAGCAGCCACAGTGATGCAGTTCCTTCAGCAACGCATCAGGTGGGCCAGCAAGTGGAAGCACTATGAAACGTTTTCTTCACGCCTGCTTGCGCTGCTGGTGTTAGGGGCCAATTTAGCTGTGCTTGGGGTGGGGATGACCGCTTTTGCAGGACTTTGGCCTTGGTGGGCAGCAGCATCGGCAATTGTGTTAAAGTTAGGGGCAGATACCGTGCTACTTTATCCAGTTTTAGGCTTTTTTGGTAAAAAGACCTTACTTTGGCACCTGGTGTTATTACAAATTGTGTACGGGCCGTATATCCTTTTAACCGCCTTGTTAGGCCTGAAAGGGAGTTACGCCTGGAAAGGCCGCCAACTGAAAACCGCATGA
- a CDS encoding asparaginase has protein sequence MKFLKVNINTAAPRDPEASILLIYTGGTIGMVSDKQDEHLVPFDFSEVIHRVPEMRQFKVMLTVLSLDPPIDSSNIGVEHWVKLAQVIQVNYQEYDGFVILHGTDTMAYSASALSFLLENLGKPVIFTGAQVPIGRMRTDARRNLITALEIASAHRMGKPLVPEVCIFFNTLLLRGNRSTKVESRHFNAFHSGKYAPLAKAGIDIEYNQTVILDPPAGPLRVYGELESQVAVLKLFPGINEAVVKAILNAKGLKGLVLETFGAGNAPTYPWFLKLLRDAVKRGLTILNVSQCEEGEVNQGQYETSKYLKDMGVIGGSDLSTEAAVTKLMFVLAQNLSKEEIAEALQNDLRGELTNRNLLEKR, from the coding sequence ATGAAGTTTTTAAAGGTAAATATCAATACGGCGGCCCCCCGTGACCCTGAGGCTTCCATTTTGCTTATTTACACAGGCGGTACCATAGGCATGGTCTCTGACAAACAGGATGAACACCTGGTGCCCTTTGATTTCAGTGAGGTTATTCACCGGGTGCCGGAGATGCGGCAGTTTAAGGTAATGCTGACTGTTTTGAGCTTGGACCCGCCCATTGACTCCTCTAACATTGGCGTTGAGCACTGGGTGAAACTGGCGCAGGTGATTCAGGTGAATTACCAGGAGTATGACGGGTTCGTGATCTTGCACGGTACTGATACCATGGCCTACAGCGCTTCTGCCTTAAGCTTTCTGCTGGAGAACCTGGGCAAGCCCGTTATTTTCACCGGTGCGCAGGTGCCCATTGGCCGCATGCGGACCGATGCCCGCCGTAACCTGATCACCGCCCTGGAGATTGCCTCGGCCCACCGCATGGGCAAACCCCTGGTCCCTGAGGTTTGCATCTTCTTCAACACCCTTTTGCTGCGGGGCAACCGCTCCACTAAAGTGGAGAGCCGCCACTTCAATGCCTTTCACTCCGGTAAATATGCCCCATTGGCGAAGGCGGGCATAGACATTGAATACAACCAAACCGTTATCCTTGATCCACCTGCTGGCCCCCTGCGGGTCTATGGGGAATTGGAAAGCCAGGTGGCGGTCCTGAAGCTGTTCCCGGGCATAAACGAGGCGGTGGTCAAGGCTATTCTCAATGCCAAGGGCTTGAAAGGGCTGGTGCTGGAGACCTTTGGGGCTGGTAACGCACCTACGTACCCGTGGTTTCTGAAGCTGTTGCGTGACGCCGTAAAAAGGGGCCTTACCATCTTAAACGTATCACAATGTGAAGAAGGGGAGGTAAACCAGGGGCAGTATGAAACCAGTAAATACCTGAAAGACATGGGAGTTATTGGCGGCTCAGACCTGAGCACCGAAGCGGCCGTGACCAAATTGATGTTTGTGCTGGCCCAGAACCTTTCCAAAGAAGAAATTGCCGAAGCATTGCAAAATGACCTCAGGGGAGAATTAACCAATAGAAACTTACTGGAAAAGCGGTAA
- a CDS encoding TolC family protein, producing the protein MRPSISWAWGKANTLFLLALLLSGSLQARQVPVLTLEEAQEQARQHYPISRQRDLLLQTEQFTLENLSKGYLPQVGLNGQATYQSAVTQLPISLPGVEIIPLPKEQYKVFAEVSQLVFDGGLIRQQKKAAQLQTAVETQKVEVELLRLQDRINQLYLGTLLLDAQLKQVDLVQLDLEAGIRRVEAQVKNEVSFKSNLYLLQAELLKNNQRRAELRSARQATLQTLGLFVGQALPESVVLPLPVPTEVMAYQQIQRPELKVYSFQQSLLEQQQKLLLARNLPKASLFGQTGYGRPGLNFLQNQADFWYMGGFRLNWSLGNLYTARNDRKLIGVNQQLTQIQLENFLLNTNAQLTQQRAEIDKLQQLVVTDQEIVGLREKVKAAASAQLSNSVITPNDYLREVYAEDQARQTLILHQLQLLQAQINYKTTLGY; encoded by the coding sequence ATGCGACCATCTATTTCTTGGGCTTGGGGCAAAGCCAACACCTTGTTTCTGCTGGCCCTTCTTCTTTCTGGTTCTTTACAGGCCCGGCAGGTCCCGGTGCTCACCCTGGAAGAGGCGCAGGAGCAGGCCCGGCAACATTATCCTATTTCGCGGCAGCGGGATCTTTTGCTTCAAACTGAACAATTCACGCTGGAGAACCTTAGCAAAGGCTATCTGCCGCAGGTGGGCCTTAATGGGCAAGCCACTTACCAATCAGCGGTCACGCAACTACCTATTTCCCTGCCTGGTGTGGAAATTATTCCTTTACCTAAAGAACAATATAAAGTCTTTGCAGAGGTAAGCCAACTGGTGTTTGACGGGGGCCTGATCAGGCAGCAAAAGAAAGCAGCGCAGCTGCAGACGGCGGTGGAGACCCAGAAAGTGGAGGTAGAACTGCTTCGGTTACAGGACCGCATTAACCAGCTTTACCTGGGCACGTTGCTGCTGGACGCCCAATTGAAACAGGTGGATCTGGTGCAGCTGGATCTGGAAGCCGGAATCAGGAGGGTAGAGGCTCAAGTGAAGAATGAAGTGAGTTTCAAATCAAATCTTTACCTGTTGCAGGCGGAGCTTTTAAAAAACAACCAACGGCGCGCAGAGTTGCGCTCGGCCAGGCAGGCCACGTTACAGACCCTGGGGTTGTTTGTAGGGCAGGCCCTGCCGGAAAGCGTGGTATTGCCCTTACCTGTTCCCACAGAGGTGATGGCCTATCAGCAGATCCAGCGCCCTGAGTTGAAAGTGTATTCTTTTCAGCAGTCATTGCTGGAGCAGCAGCAGAAGTTACTCCTGGCCCGAAACCTGCCCAAGGCCAGCCTCTTTGGGCAAACCGGCTATGGGCGCCCGGGGTTAAACTTCCTGCAGAACCAGGCAGACTTCTGGTACATGGGCGGCTTCCGGCTAAACTGGTCACTGGGCAATTTGTATACGGCCCGGAACGACCGCAAACTCATTGGGGTGAACCAGCAACTGACCCAAATACAACTGGAGAATTTCCTCCTGAATACCAATGCCCAGCTTACCCAGCAACGAGCCGAGATTGACAAATTGCAACAGCTTGTGGTCACGGATCAGGAAATTGTGGGCTTGCGGGAAAAGGTGAAAGCCGCTGCCAGTGCCCAACTGTCCAACAGTGTGATTACCCCCAATGACTACTTGCGAGAGGTCTACGCCGAGGACCAGGCCAGGCAAACCCTTATTCTGCACCAACTCCAGTTGCTCCAGGCCCAAATTAACTATAAAACCACCCTCGGCTATTAG
- a CDS encoding PP2C family protein-serine/threonine phosphatase, producing the protein MSELKFPTVEQELNLKKLELAALLEITKAINNNLPEEALYKIYHFTLLAQLNIRRLSLFLIDEKWECKVLFGTEHNFREIELPEAVTELREITSLAKLNIDKRWHDFETVIPIMHNNRILAFVMIGNVHAYYTTLGALSFVQTLSNIILVAMENRRLERHRLTQEAMRKEIEIAREVQNMLFPKSLPNNKDVAIHATYIPHSSIGGDYYDFIPIDEDQFLFCVADVSGKGVPASLLMSNFQAGIRTILRQTTNLNTIVSELNDLIYRNAIAEKFITCFLGIYNRVTRELSYVNAGHNASILLYDNNTYKLLEEGCTMLGIFDELPFLSVTKVLVPPQSFVFCYTDGLTEVFNHDEDEFGLENTIRVLQNCRYVSSRNIHTQLLKEINAYNSDETFSDDITLLSCRFK; encoded by the coding sequence ATGTCTGAATTGAAGTTTCCTACAGTAGAGCAGGAGTTGAACCTGAAGAAGTTGGAATTGGCTGCCCTGTTGGAGATTACCAAGGCCATCAACAACAACCTCCCGGAAGAAGCCCTCTACAAAATTTACCATTTTACCCTGCTAGCGCAGCTGAACATCAGGCGCCTGTCCCTTTTTCTCATTGATGAGAAATGGGAGTGCAAGGTATTATTTGGTACGGAACACAACTTCAGGGAAATAGAATTGCCGGAGGCCGTCACCGAACTAAGGGAAATCACCTCACTGGCCAAGTTAAACATTGACAAGCGCTGGCATGACTTTGAGACGGTCATACCCATTATGCACAACAACCGCATTCTGGCCTTTGTCATGATTGGCAACGTGCATGCCTACTACACCACCCTGGGTGCCTTAAGCTTCGTGCAGACCCTGAGTAACATCATTCTGGTGGCCATGGAAAACCGCCGTTTAGAGCGCCACCGCCTTACCCAGGAGGCCATGCGGAAAGAGATTGAAATTGCCCGCGAGGTACAGAACATGCTCTTTCCCAAGTCACTGCCCAATAACAAAGACGTGGCCATTCACGCCACCTACATTCCGCACTCCTCCATTGGCGGCGATTACTATGATTTCATTCCCATAGACGAGGACCAGTTCCTTTTCTGCGTGGCAGACGTATCTGGCAAAGGCGTTCCGGCCTCCCTGCTCATGTCTAACTTTCAGGCGGGTATCCGGACTATCCTGCGGCAGACCACCAACCTGAATACTATTGTCAGTGAGCTGAATGATCTGATCTATCGCAACGCGATCGCGGAGAAATTCATCACCTGTTTTCTGGGTATCTACAACCGCGTGACCCGGGAGCTGAGTTACGTGAATGCGGGCCACAATGCCTCTATTCTTTTGTATGACAACAACACCTACAAGTTGCTGGAAGAAGGGTGTACCATGCTGGGAATTTTTGATGAGCTCCCGTTTCTGTCGGTAACCAAGGTGCTGGTTCCGCCGCAGTCTTTTGTATTTTGCTACACAGACGGCCTTACGGAGGTATTCAACCATGATGAAGACGAGTTTGGGCTGGAGAATACCATCCGGGTGCTGCAAAACTGTCGATACGTCAGCTCGCGCAACATCCATACGCAGCTCTTGAAGGAGATCAACGCCTATAACAGTGATGAGACCTTCAGTGATGATATTACCTTGCTTTCCTGCCGGTTCAAATAG
- a CDS encoding TatD family hydrolase gives MTYIDSHAHVFSPDFAQDREEMLQRAQAAGVAEIYMPNIDLASLDTMLQLEKDHPWCHSLLGLHPCHVFQDFRQVLTQLESQFEQRSFKGIGEAGLDYYWDKTFVKEQQEALRIQCGWAKKYQIPIVLHTRDAFSDTLQIIKEQQDGTLRGIFHCFSGTVEDAQAALDVNFLLGIGGVSTFKNGGLEPVLQAIDLKHLVLETDSPYLAPVPKRGKRNEPSYLPYVAQRIADIKSITLDEVAAATTVNAKRLFS, from the coding sequence ATGACCTATATAGATTCTCACGCGCACGTCTTCTCCCCAGATTTCGCCCAGGACCGGGAGGAGATGCTTCAGCGTGCCCAGGCGGCGGGGGTAGCTGAAATTTACATGCCGAACATTGACCTTGCTTCGCTGGACACCATGCTCCAGTTGGAGAAAGACCACCCCTGGTGCCACTCGTTGTTAGGCCTTCACCCGTGCCACGTTTTCCAAGATTTCAGGCAAGTGCTTACCCAGTTAGAAAGCCAGTTTGAGCAGCGCTCCTTTAAGGGAATAGGGGAGGCCGGCCTGGATTATTACTGGGACAAAACCTTTGTGAAGGAGCAGCAGGAAGCGCTCAGGATTCAATGCGGTTGGGCTAAGAAATACCAGATTCCCATTGTATTGCATACCAGAGACGCCTTTTCAGATACGCTCCAGATAATCAAAGAACAGCAGGATGGTACGCTGAGAGGTATCTTCCACTGTTTTTCAGGAACCGTAGAAGACGCCCAGGCGGCCTTGGACGTGAACTTTCTGTTAGGCATAGGCGGGGTAAGCACCTTTAAGAACGGAGGCCTGGAGCCGGTTTTACAGGCAATTGATTTAAAACATCTGGTATTGGAAACCGACAGTCCGTATCTTGCGCCGGTGCCCAAACGCGGGAAGCGGAACGAGCCTTCTTACCTCCCGTATGTGGCGCAGCGCATAGCGGACATCAAAAGTATTACCTTAGACGAGGTTGCCGCGGCCACAACGGTCAACGCCAAGCGCCTCTTTTCCTGA
- a CDS encoding glycosyltransferase — protein sequence MLFTLGFFVLYFTLFLLLLVLWWQRKEPVVPPLQHFPRISILIAARNEEKHILTCLQAIDRLQYPKEKVEVLVGNDRSTDQTQALVEEFAQHHPYVSCLPITYDLRGTKGKPNVLAQLSQKATTDLFFFTDADIEVPVLWIETLLKNLKAETGIVTGITTTKGTRLFDRLQSLDWLYALGLMQVVADRKLPVSSMGNNMLVTRHAYEAVGGYAGIPFSITEDVQLFRQVLAKGYKSANVYCPETLAVSAPAPDLKTLYQQRRRWMRGSFHLPWYMWVLLAIHTAFYPVWIPFFLKAPLAFGTTVYLLKVLCQSVFVHLCLRHAGRKTNWIDLVLLEGYVLFNSVVLLVLLFLPIKIKWKGRQY from the coding sequence ATGTTATTCACCCTTGGTTTTTTTGTTCTGTATTTCACCCTTTTCCTGCTCTTGCTGGTACTGTGGTGGCAGAGAAAAGAGCCGGTGGTGCCACCCTTGCAGCACTTCCCCAGAATCAGTATCCTCATTGCCGCCCGAAACGAGGAGAAGCATATCCTTACATGCCTGCAAGCCATTGACCGGTTGCAGTACCCTAAAGAGAAGGTGGAGGTGTTGGTAGGCAATGACCGGTCCACGGACCAAACCCAGGCCCTAGTAGAGGAATTTGCGCAGCATCATCCCTACGTTTCATGCCTGCCCATCACCTATGATCTGCGCGGTACTAAAGGCAAACCCAATGTACTGGCGCAACTCTCCCAGAAAGCCACCACAGATCTTTTCTTTTTCACGGACGCCGATATTGAGGTCCCGGTTCTTTGGATAGAAACGCTACTTAAAAACTTAAAGGCTGAAACCGGTATTGTCACCGGCATTACCACCACCAAAGGAACCCGGTTGTTTGACCGGCTCCAATCATTGGACTGGCTGTATGCGCTGGGATTGATGCAGGTAGTCGCTGACCGCAAACTGCCCGTTTCCTCCATGGGCAATAACATGCTGGTGACCCGCCATGCCTATGAGGCGGTGGGAGGCTACGCCGGAATTCCATTTTCTATCACTGAAGATGTGCAGCTGTTCCGGCAGGTTCTGGCCAAAGGCTATAAAAGCGCCAATGTGTACTGCCCTGAAACCTTAGCTGTCTCAGCACCCGCCCCAGATCTGAAAACCTTGTACCAGCAACGCCGGCGCTGGATGCGCGGCTCCTTTCATTTGCCCTGGTACATGTGGGTGTTGCTAGCCATCCATACCGCCTTTTACCCGGTCTGGATTCCGTTTTTCCTGAAAGCTCCTTTGGCCTTCGGGACTACGGTTTATCTGCTAAAGGTTCTTTGCCAGAGCGTTTTCGTGCATCTTTGCCTCCGGCATGCCGGCCGTAAGACCAATTGGATAGACTTGGTTTTGCTGGAAGGGTATGTGCTGTTTAATTCTGTGGTATTACTGGTGCTTCTGTTTTTGCCTATAAAGATAAAGTGGAAGGGCCGCCAGTATTAG
- a CDS encoding HlyD family secretion protein codes for MTKLFYLYTLVTALFLFGCNNKGLESDATGTFEADEVIVSAELAGRIDSFAVEEGQKLGAGQVVGTIEARNLALQKEQVEASIDALQEKTLDVQPQIRLLQNQLGVQRSQLATLEQEQRRTRNLLAADAATGKQLDDINAQIDVLKEQMKVTQQQINVQRTLTTTQNRGILSENKPLQKRVAQLEDQLADAHVTNPITGTVLAKYAEQGEVTAPGKALYKIADLSTINLRAYLTGSQLPQVRLGQQVTVLVDQEEGYKELPGTITWISDKAEFTPKTIQTKDERANLVYAMKIRVKNDGYLKIGMYGEVKLPEGQKEK; via the coding sequence ATGACAAAACTTTTCTATTTATATACCCTGGTTACCGCGCTATTTCTGTTTGGGTGTAACAACAAGGGATTAGAGTCTGATGCCACCGGAACCTTTGAAGCAGATGAAGTGATCGTTTCAGCGGAACTGGCCGGGCGCATAGACTCCTTTGCGGTAGAAGAAGGGCAGAAGCTTGGCGCCGGTCAGGTGGTAGGAACCATAGAGGCCCGCAACCTAGCCTTGCAGAAAGAGCAGGTAGAGGCCAGCATAGACGCCTTGCAGGAGAAGACCCTGGATGTACAACCCCAGATCAGGTTGCTGCAAAACCAACTGGGGGTGCAGCGGTCACAACTGGCCACCCTGGAGCAGGAACAACGGCGCACCCGTAATTTGCTTGCCGCCGATGCCGCCACTGGCAAGCAGCTGGATGACATCAACGCGCAGATAGACGTGCTCAAAGAGCAGATGAAGGTAACCCAGCAACAGATAAACGTGCAGCGTACCCTTACCACTACCCAGAACCGCGGCATTCTGAGCGAAAACAAGCCCCTGCAAAAACGCGTGGCCCAGCTGGAGGATCAGTTAGCCGATGCTCACGTGACCAACCCCATTACTGGCACGGTGCTGGCCAAATACGCAGAACAGGGGGAGGTGACCGCCCCCGGGAAAGCCCTTTACAAGATAGCCGATCTCTCTACCATTAACCTGAGGGCTTACCTGACCGGAAGTCAACTGCCGCAGGTGCGTCTGGGGCAACAAGTCACGGTACTGGTAGACCAGGAAGAGGGGTATAAAGAATTGCCGGGCACTATTACCTGGATTTCTGACAAAGCCGAGTTTACGCCTAAAACCATCCAGACCAAAGATGAACGGGCTAACTTGGTATACGCCATGAAAATACGGGTAAAGAATGATGGGTACCTGAAGATTGGCATGTATGGCGAAGTAAAGTTGCCGGAGGGGCAAAAAGAGAAATGA
- a CDS encoding polysaccharide deacetylase family protein yields the protein MPWLFPKVWWRRPAKEKTLYLTFDDGPIPEVTPFVLDQLAAYQAKATFFCVGENLERHKEIATQVMKQGHMLANHTHQHVKAWQLSPVAYFAQVTKCQEVLETLERPATQTKLFRPPHGQLTLRHLRTLQPEYQVVMWSSLAYDFDQTLSPEECLRKTIASIQPGGVVVLHDSLKAERNLRYVLPRLLEHFSSLGYSFQTL from the coding sequence ATGCCCTGGCTTTTTCCAAAGGTTTGGTGGCGAAGACCTGCAAAGGAGAAAACCCTTTACCTGACCTTTGATGATGGCCCCATTCCGGAGGTTACGCCTTTTGTGTTGGACCAGTTAGCGGCTTACCAGGCCAAGGCCACCTTTTTCTGCGTAGGGGAGAATCTGGAGCGCCATAAAGAAATTGCTACGCAAGTCATGAAGCAAGGCCATATGCTGGCCAACCACACCCACCAGCACGTAAAAGCCTGGCAACTTTCCCCAGTCGCGTACTTTGCGCAAGTGACCAAATGCCAAGAGGTGTTAGAAACACTTGAAAGGCCTGCTACCCAAACAAAACTTTTCCGGCCGCCCCATGGCCAACTCACGCTGCGGCATCTGCGTACGCTGCAACCAGAGTATCAGGTAGTAATGTGGAGCAGTCTGGCCTATGATTTTGACCAGACGCTTTCCCCAGAAGAATGTCTGCGCAAAACTATTGCTTCTATTCAACCTGGTGGCGTGGTGGTGCTGCATGATAGCCTGAAGGCGGAGCGCAACCTAAGGTACGTTTTACCCAGGTTGCTGGAGCATTTCTCTTCGCTGGGATACAGTTTCCAAACCCTGTAA
- a CDS encoding TetR/AcrR family transcriptional regulator: MEKTTEDRILAAATKVFMARGMAGSRMQDIADEAGINKALLHYYFRSKEKLFDEIFKQVSGQLLPRINQILTSDLSLFAKIEACCQEYIERMLHNPFLPLFIIEETNKQQGTFLERHLGDQRLNMARFAEQVQQEVALGSIRPIHPFELYLNMMSLCVFPFLGRPLMQHMTGLGQDQFLAMMEARKREVPAFVIHSLRL, encoded by the coding sequence ATGGAAAAAACCACCGAAGATAGGATTTTGGCTGCGGCCACCAAGGTTTTCATGGCCAGGGGAATGGCGGGTTCCCGCATGCAGGACATCGCGGATGAGGCCGGGATCAACAAAGCACTCCTGCATTACTATTTCAGGAGCAAGGAAAAGTTGTTTGATGAGATTTTCAAGCAGGTGTCTGGCCAGTTATTGCCCCGCATCAACCAGATTCTCACCTCTGACTTGTCTTTGTTTGCCAAGATAGAGGCTTGTTGCCAGGAGTACATTGAGCGTATGCTCCACAACCCTTTCCTGCCCCTTTTTATTATTGAAGAAACCAACAAACAGCAGGGCACCTTTTTAGAAAGGCATTTGGGGGACCAGCGCCTGAACATGGCCAGATTTGCGGAGCAGGTACAGCAGGAAGTGGCCTTGGGAAGCATCAGGCCCATTCACCCTTTTGAACTCTACTTGAACATGATGTCGCTGTGCGTTTTCCCGTTTCTGGGCCGGCCTTTGATGCAACACATGACCGGCCTGGGCCAGGACCAGTTTCTGGCCATGATGGAAGCCCGCAAGCGGGAAGTTCCGGCTTTCGTGATTCACTCCCTTAGATTATAG
- a CDS encoding ABC transporter ATP-binding protein has protein sequence MSAAVIALKLVKTYGAKKEKIQALKGVSFEVAQGEIFGIIGPDGAGKTSLFRILTTLLLPEGGQATVDGFDVVQDYKAIRQRVGYMPGRFSLYQDLTVAENLEFFAAIFHTTIQENYDLIKDIYVQIEPFKDRRAGKLSGGMKQKLALCCALIHRPTVLFLDEPTTGVDAVSRKEFWEMLRKLKAEGITILVSTPYMDEASLCDRVALIQNGEIMSIDTPAAIISSFGKQLVAVRADNMFQLLKDLQAFPGQQDSYAFGEDHHVVLVPTSNAQEVEVYLQKKGYSNLQVQPVTPNIEDCFIDLMKSAS, from the coding sequence ATGAGCGCCGCCGTGATAGCCCTGAAACTGGTGAAAACCTATGGCGCCAAAAAGGAAAAGATTCAGGCTTTGAAAGGCGTGTCTTTTGAAGTAGCCCAGGGAGAGATCTTCGGGATCATAGGGCCAGACGGGGCCGGCAAGACTTCCCTGTTCCGGATTCTAACCACCCTGCTCTTACCAGAGGGAGGCCAGGCTACGGTAGATGGCTTTGATGTGGTACAGGACTACAAGGCCATCCGGCAACGGGTGGGCTATATGCCGGGCAGGTTCTCGCTGTACCAGGATCTGACCGTGGCTGAAAACCTGGAGTTCTTTGCCGCCATCTTCCATACCACCATCCAGGAAAACTATGACCTGATCAAAGACATATACGTGCAGATAGAGCCCTTTAAAGATAGGCGCGCCGGTAAACTGTCCGGGGGCATGAAACAGAAGCTGGCCCTTTGCTGCGCGCTCATCCATCGGCCTACCGTCCTTTTTCTGGACGAGCCCACCACCGGCGTGGATGCCGTTTCCCGCAAGGAGTTCTGGGAGATGCTGCGGAAATTAAAAGCCGAAGGAATCACCATTCTGGTTTCTACCCCTTATATGGATGAAGCCAGCCTCTGTGACCGCGTGGCCCTCATTCAGAACGGCGAGATCATGTCCATTGACACCCCAGCCGCCATCATCTCAAGTTTTGGAAAGCAACTGGTGGCAGTAAGGGCAGACAATATGTTCCAATTGCTTAAAGACCTGCAGGCTTTTCCTGGTCAGCAGGATAGTTATGCGTTTGGTGAGGACCATCACGTGGTGCTGGTGCCCACCAGCAACGCGCAAGAAGTAGAGGTTTACCTGCAGAAGAAGGGCTATTCTAACCTCCAGGTGCAGCCTGTCACGCCCAACATTGAAGACTGCTTTATTGACTTAATGAAATCAGCGTCATGA
- a CDS encoding ABC transporter ATP-binding protein yields MTGTDKAITVQGLTKRFGDFTAVDGISFEVEKGEIFGFLGANGAGKTTAIRMLCGLSHPTSGQATVAGYDVYRQTEQIKRSIGYMSQKFSLYGDLTVRENIRFFAGIYGKSNQFIKDNTQRLLQRLHLQDEGDKLVRSLPLGWKQKLAFSVAIFHEPEIVFLDEPTGGVDPVTRREFWQLIYEAAASGITVFVTTHYMDEAEYCNRVSIMVDGRIDALDTPQNLKQQFEGRFYKTGPQGYPGRVKISVLGLFFRKQAQNRNARLLLWKKAPRIKLPPFITINRPSGQS; encoded by the coding sequence ATGACCGGAACAGACAAGGCCATCACCGTGCAGGGACTAACCAAGCGCTTTGGGGATTTTACCGCCGTAGACGGTATATCCTTTGAGGTGGAGAAGGGTGAGATCTTTGGGTTTCTGGGGGCCAACGGCGCAGGCAAGACCACGGCCATCCGGATGCTCTGCGGCTTGTCCCATCCCACCAGCGGCCAGGCAACCGTGGCTGGATATGATGTGTACCGGCAGACCGAGCAGATCAAACGCAGCATTGGCTACATGAGTCAGAAGTTTTCGCTTTACGGAGACCTCACGGTGCGGGAGAACATCCGGTTTTTTGCGGGCATTTACGGTAAGAGCAACCAGTTTATTAAAGACAACACGCAACGCCTGTTGCAGCGTCTGCACCTGCAGGACGAAGGGGACAAGCTGGTCAGGTCTCTGCCGTTGGGCTGGAAACAGAAGCTGGCTTTCTCGGTGGCCATTTTCCATGAGCCGGAGATCGTGTTTCTGGATGAACCTACCGGCGGCGTGGACCCGGTCACCCGGCGCGAGTTCTGGCAACTTATTTATGAGGCCGCCGCCTCCGGCATCACTGTTTTTGTCACCACCCACTACATGGATGAGGCCGAATACTGCAACCGCGTTTCCATTATGGTAGACGGCCGCATAGACGCCCTAGACACTCCCCAGAACCTGAAACAACAGTTTGAGGGACGTTTTTATAAAACTGGCCCGCAAGGCTACCCGGGCAGAGTAAAGATTTCTGTTTTGGGCCTGTTTTTTAGAAAACAGGCCCAAAACAGAAATGCTCGGTTACTATTATGGAAGAAGGCCCCGCGCATAAAACTTCCTCCGTTCATCACAATAAATCGCCCAAGCGGTCAATCTTAG